A genomic stretch from Scheffersomyces stipitis CBS 6054 chromosome 6, complete sequence includes:
- the TIF34 gene encoding Eukaryotic translation initiation factor 3 39 kDa subunit (eIF3 p39) (Translation initiation factor eIF3, p39 subunit): MRPIKLMGHERSLTQVKYNREGDLLFSVAKDNAASIWYSSNGERLGTLEGHQGVIWSIDVDPDTHLCATGGGDLAIKLWKVETGKCVFTWESPSPVRRVAFSPDGSRLLAIADQVMGHIGTIVVYEINHDDESLTNQSTEPSLVIETPQDGAKATVAGWSANGEFIISGHDDGYIYKYDAQTGEAVNSLEAHGIHTEEKNVTVTDIQFAAEDRSYFITSSKDKCSTLIDVDTFEILKVYKADAPMNTAAITPLKDFVILGGGQEARNVTTTAESQGKFEARFYHKVFEDEIGRVKGHFGPLNTVAVHPDGTGYSSGGEDGFIRVHTFDKSYFDFYVDAAEKNTEKSAEKA, translated from the coding sequence ATGAGACCAATAAAGTTGATGGGTCACGAGCGTTCGTTGACACAAGTCAAGTACAACAGAGAAGGGGACTTATTATTCTCTGTGGCCAAAGATAATGCTGCCTCTATCTGGTATTCCTCCAACGGTGAGAGATTAGGTACTTTAGAAGGTCACCAGGGTGTGATCTGGTCGATTGACGTTGATCCTGATACCCATTTATGTGCTACAGGAGGTGGTGATTTGGCTATCAAGTTGTGGAAGGTCGAGACTGGTAAATGTGTTTTCACGTGGGAATCTCCATCTCCTGTGAGAAGAGTGGCTTTCTCACCAGATGGATCTAGACTCTTAGCTATTGCTGACCAGGTCATGGGACATATTGGTACGATTGTAGTTTACGAAATAAATCACGACGACGAATCTTTAACGAACCAAAGCACCGAGCCATCATTGGTGATCGAGACTCCTCAGGATGGAGCTAAGGCTACTGTCGCTGGATGGTCAGCTAACGGCGAGTTCATTATTTCCGGTCATGATGACGGCTACATCTACAAGTACGATGCCCAGACTGGTGAAGCCGTTAACTCACTTGAAGCTCACGGAATTCACACTGAAGAAAAAAACGTTACCGTTACTGACATACAGTTTGCTGCTGAAGACAGATCTTATTTCATCACTTCTTCGAAGGACAAATGTTCCACATTGATCGATGTCGACACctttgaaatcttgaaggTATACAAGGCAGACGCACCTATGAACACCGCTGCTATAACCCCACTTAAAGACTTCGTCATCTTGGGTGGTGGTCAGGAAGCCAGAAACGTCACAACGACTGCTGAATCGCAGGGTAAGTTCGAGGCCAGATTCTACCACAAGGTGtttgaagacgaaatcGGTCGTGTCAAAGGTCATTTCGGTCCATTGAACACCGTCGCTGTTCACCCAGATGGTACTGGTTACAGTAGTGGAGGAGAAGATGGTTTCATCAGAGTGCATACCTTCGACAAGTCGTACTTCGACTTCTACGTCGATGCCGCTGAGAAGAATACCGAAAAGTCAGCTGAAAAGGCTTAA
- the DLH1 gene encoding carboxymethylenebutenolidase (go_function hydrolase activity), translating to MLIEETYHDVKTSYGTTMRLFVFHPKVPNYPKVKFPGVIVYSEIYQVTGPVSRFAKDIAGQGFIVVCPSIYHNFESYEALTYDDEGTDKGNKYKIEKELKSYDEDNNLSIEYLLSLPTCNGKIGATGMCLGGHLAFRSSLDPRVKAAVCFFATDIHIHALGKGKNDDSLKRSSEIKGEIIMIFGCKDNHVPLEGRDLIRSTLRANNVDMTFIEINDAQHAFVRDELSKGRYDPATTKNCFEWLLELFNRKLKLDYGDHDGKAEVIENIC from the coding sequence ATGTTGATCGAAGAAACCTACCACGATGTCAAGACCTCTTATGGCACCACCATGAGATTATTTGTCTTCCATCCCAAGGTGCCTAACTACCCCAAGGTCAAGTTCCCAGGTGTCATTGTCTACAGTGAAATCTACCAGGTTACCGGCCCAGTTTCCAGATTCGCCAAGGACATTGCAGGTCAAGGATTCATCGTCGTGTGTCCATCGATCTACCATAACTTTGAGAGCTATGAAGCATTGACTTACGATGATGAAGGTACTGACAAAGGtaacaagtacaagattgaaaaggaGTTGAAGTCTTACGATGAAGACAACAATTTGTCCATTGAGTATTTGTTGTCGTTGCCAACATGTAACGGCAAGATTGGTGCCACTGGAATGTGCCTTGGTGGCCATTTAGCATTCCGTTCATCTTTGGATCCTAGAGTCAAAGCTGCTGTCTGTTTCTTTGCTACAGACATCCACATCCATGCCTTGGGCAAGGGTAAGAATGATGACTCCTTGAAGAGATCCAGCGAGATCAAGGGTGAAATCATCATGATCTTTGGCTGCAAAGATAACCACGTTCCTTTGGAGGGTAGAGACTTAATCAGATCTACATTGAGAGCCAACAACGTTGATATGACCTTTATTGAGATCAACGATGCTCAACATGCCTTTGTCAGAGACGAGCTCAGTAAAGGCAGGTACGACCCTGCTACTACTAAGAACTGTTTCGAATGGctcttggaattgttcaacAGAAAGCTCAAGTTGGACTATGGTGACCACGACGGTAAGGCTGAGGTGATTGAGAACATCTGCTGA